The Geobacter sp. AOG2 genome includes a window with the following:
- a CDS encoding DUF4911 domain-containing protein, giving the protein MSDAVYRYFRVKHRDMVYLKFVLEAYEGMNTMSTVDNAAGIIRIAVMPGFVEEMDSLLAELGGRVPMEPVSWEQGGE; this is encoded by the coding sequence GTGTCTGATGCCGTTTACCGTTATTTTCGGGTAAAACACCGCGACATGGTCTACCTCAAGTTCGTTCTGGAGGCTTATGAGGGTATGAACACCATGAGCACGGTGGACAATGCGGCCGGCATCATCCGCATTGCCGTCATGCCCGGCTTTGTGGAGGAGATGGATAGCCTGCTGGCAGAACTGGGTGGTAGGGTACCGATGGAGCCGGTTTCCTGGGAGCAGGGCGGTGAATGA
- a CDS encoding polysaccharide deacetylase family protein has product MAEKIVALKVDVDTYAGTRDGVPALLEDMARFGVTATFYFSMGPDNSGKAIRRIFTRKGFLKKMLRTKAPAAYGIKTMLYGTLLPAPMIGAAFSGVLREAELRGHEVGIHCWDHVKWHDYLPWFPKHLTALELGQAEAQFEEILGHRAVTTAAPGWTVSVDSLEVQDAMGLNYCSDGRGTHPFYPVMDGRRFRTLQIPTTLPTADEILGENDITPKNIHDYYLAQLKEGLNVLTIHAELEGGAIRPSFVRLLERFAAGGIRCITLGEAARQVSNVPACRLFMGEIAGRAGKVAIQGEQVP; this is encoded by the coding sequence ATGGCGGAAAAGATCGTTGCACTGAAGGTGGATGTGGATACCTATGCCGGCACACGTGACGGCGTACCGGCGCTGCTTGAGGATATGGCCCGTTTCGGGGTTACGGCCACCTTCTATTTTTCCATGGGACCGGACAATTCGGGCAAGGCCATCCGGCGTATCTTCACCCGCAAGGGCTTCCTCAAAAAGATGCTGCGCACCAAGGCGCCCGCGGCCTACGGCATCAAAACCATGCTCTACGGCACGCTCCTGCCGGCGCCCATGATCGGGGCGGCCTTTTCCGGTGTGCTGAGGGAGGCGGAGCTGCGCGGCCATGAGGTCGGCATCCATTGTTGGGATCACGTTAAATGGCATGATTATCTCCCCTGGTTTCCTAAGCATTTGACTGCCTTGGAACTGGGCCAGGCAGAGGCACAGTTCGAGGAAATCCTGGGCCACCGCGCCGTAACCACCGCAGCGCCGGGCTGGACCGTGTCGGTTGATTCCCTGGAGGTGCAGGATGCCATGGGCCTAAACTATTGTAGCGACGGGCGCGGCACGCACCCCTTTTATCCGGTCATGGATGGCCGCCGTTTCCGCACTCTGCAGATTCCGACCACCCTGCCGACCGCCGACGAGATCCTGGGGGAGAACGACATCACCCCCAAAAATATCCACGATTACTATCTCGCGCAACTGAAGGAAGGGCTCAATGTGTTGACCATTCACGCCGAACTGGAGGGAGGTGCCATCCGTCCCTCTTTTGTCCGCCTGCTGGAGCGCTTTGCGGCAGGAGGTATCCGCTGCATTACTCTGGGGGAGGCGGCGCGTCAGGTCTCCAACGTACCAGCCTGCCGCCTCTTTATGGGTGAGATTGCCGGGCGGGCGGGCAAGGTAGCCATCCAAGGGGAGCAGGTCCCGTGA
- a CDS encoding MFS transporter, with the protein MNDPTGRHCGRYALTVLLAVNLLNYIDRQALYAVFPLIKVDLHLTDTALGLLGSAFMLSYMLAAPFFGRLGDRHSRSRLAAGGLLAWSLATMLSGWAASYRLLLTARSLVGIGEASFGTVSPGLVADFFPRERRGRVLSLFFLAIPVGSALGYVLGGALGQAFGWRTAFMLVGLPGLVLSLPLLFLAEPRRGKQTPDGGVQGERFSSTLRRFLANRTFVHSTLSMAAMTFALGGLAQWVPSFLHRTFSLDVARGNTLFGMLTVVAGIIGTLAGGWLGDRLQRTSAAGYLHISAAGFLVGAPMAALAILSRSLPFCLGAIFAAELFLFLNTGPLNTVLVNVVAPNRRALGFAINIFAIHALGDAVSPAIIGALSDVWGLSAALLITPLAILVAAGFAFLAGRFVAEDQRAVEA; encoded by the coding sequence GTGAATGACCCCACTGGTCGCCATTGCGGCCGATATGCGCTGACGGTGCTCTTGGCGGTCAACCTCCTGAATTACATCGACCGCCAAGCCCTCTATGCCGTCTTTCCTCTCATCAAGGTTGATTTGCACCTTACCGACACCGCCTTGGGCCTTCTGGGAAGCGCTTTTATGCTTAGCTATATGCTGGCCGCGCCGTTCTTCGGACGGCTAGGTGATCGCCACAGCCGCAGCCGCCTTGCGGCCGGGGGCCTCCTGGCCTGGAGCCTGGCCACCATGCTCTCCGGTTGGGCCGCCTCCTATCGCCTGCTCCTGACGGCCCGTTCGCTGGTGGGTATCGGCGAAGCCAGTTTCGGCACGGTTTCTCCGGGGTTGGTGGCCGATTTCTTCCCCCGCGAGCGCCGGGGGAGGGTGCTGTCGCTCTTTTTTCTTGCGATCCCGGTGGGAAGCGCCCTGGGCTATGTCCTAGGCGGCGCGCTGGGTCAGGCATTCGGCTGGCGCACGGCCTTCATGCTGGTCGGCCTGCCGGGACTTGTTCTGAGTTTGCCGCTGCTGTTCCTGGCCGAACCACGCCGTGGGAAACAGACGCCTGACGGGGGTGTGCAGGGCGAAAGATTCTCCTCCACGCTACGCCGGTTCCTTGCCAATCGCACCTTTGTCCACTCCACCCTCTCCATGGCGGCCATGACCTTTGCCCTGGGAGGGCTGGCCCAGTGGGTACCCTCGTTTCTCCACCGCACCTTCAGTCTGGATGTAGCACGGGGAAATACACTGTTCGGCATGTTGACCGTCGTGGCCGGTATCATTGGCACCTTGGCGGGCGGCTGGCTGGGAGACCGTCTGCAGCGCACCAGCGCCGCCGGGTACCTGCATATTTCCGCTGCCGGTTTTCTGGTCGGCGCGCCAATGGCTGCATTGGCCATTCTTTCCCGCTCCCTGCCATTTTGTCTGGGCGCAATCTTTGCCGCCGAGCTGTTCTTGTTCCTTAATACCGGCCCGCTCAACACCGTGCTGGTGAACGTGGTGGCGCCCAATCGGCGCGCCTTGGGGTTTGCCATCAATATCTTCGCCATCCATGCCTTGGGTGACGCTGTCTCGCCCGCCATCATCGGAGCCCTTTCCGATGTATGGGGGCTATCTGCCGCACTTTTGATAACCCCGCTGGCCATTTTGGTTGCGGCCGGTTTCGCCTTCCTGGCCGGACGCTTCGTAGCCGAGGACCAACGGGCGGTGGAGGCGTAA